In Streptomyces canus, one DNA window encodes the following:
- a CDS encoding tetratricopeptide repeat protein produces the protein MEKSEARELIEQARVAWDVEDWLRAAELYERVLAHFPDLEASAVWWYDAALAHKFLRNWAKAYDLGREAAARAPRGEGDPAYWNLGIAATIQRDWATARDAWSGFGIELPDGEGRIEARLGYACVRLDSGGEREVVWIERLCPTRGRVVSVPVTGGRRFGEIVVHDGEPKGERVVEGSTYPVFEELLLLEASELPTLEVTVAAGEAADLEALLELFTDHGFGAEPASGVRVLCACCSEGTHEQERAVDAGAQQVSLAAPEEEARRLLERWAGEAAIGRSWSGLVAVG, from the coding sequence GTGGAGAAGTCCGAGGCCAGGGAGCTGATCGAGCAGGCGCGTGTCGCCTGGGACGTCGAGGACTGGCTGCGCGCCGCCGAGCTGTACGAGCGGGTGCTCGCGCACTTCCCGGACCTGGAGGCCAGCGCCGTGTGGTGGTACGACGCCGCGCTCGCCCACAAGTTCCTGCGGAACTGGGCCAAGGCGTACGACCTGGGCAGGGAGGCCGCGGCCCGGGCCCCGCGCGGCGAGGGCGACCCGGCGTACTGGAACCTCGGCATCGCGGCCACGATCCAGCGGGACTGGGCGACGGCACGGGACGCGTGGAGCGGCTTCGGCATCGAGCTCCCCGACGGGGAGGGGCGGATCGAGGCCCGCCTCGGGTACGCCTGTGTGCGCCTCGACAGCGGCGGCGAGCGCGAGGTCGTCTGGATCGAGCGGCTGTGCCCGACCCGCGGCCGGGTCGTCAGCGTGCCCGTCACGGGCGGGCGGCGCTTCGGCGAGATCGTCGTCCACGACGGCGAACCGAAGGGTGAGCGGGTCGTCGAGGGCTCGACGTACCCCGTCTTCGAGGAACTCCTGCTCTTGGAGGCGTCCGAACTGCCCACCCTGGAGGTCACGGTGGCCGCGGGCGAGGCGGCCGACCTGGAGGCCCTCCTGGAGCTGTTCACCGACCACGGCTTCGGCGCCGAGCCGGCGAGCGGCGTCCGCGTGCTGTGTGCCTGCTGCAGCGAGGGCACCCACGAGCAGGAGCGCGCCGTCGACGCCGGCGCCCAGCAGGTCTCCCTCGCGGCTCCTGAGGAGGAGGCCCGGCGCCTGCTGGAGCGGTGGGCGGGGGAGGCGGCGATCGGACGGAGCTGGAGCGGGCTGGTGGCCGTCGGCTAG
- a CDS encoding prenyltransferase/squalene oxidase repeat-containing protein — protein MTTPRTEHLVLPGVLTAEQAAATVAGILAAQREDGAIPWFRGHHLDPWDHTEAAMALDAAGEHEAAERAYAWLARHQNEDGSWYAAYQDGDFAQVTDRGRETNFVAYIAVGVWHHYLSTGDDMFLDRMWPTVYAAMEFVLELQQPGGQIGWKREDDGTALTDGLLTGSSSIHHALRCALAIAEQREEAQPDWELAIGALRHAIRRHPERFLDKDRYSMDWYYPVLGGALTGVEAKSRIEEGWDRFVVPALGVRCVVPNPWVTGGESAELALALWATGESDRALEILQSIQHLRDPESGLYWTGYVFEDGAVWPLELTTWTAGSLLLAVAALGGHEATCAVFGGERLPLGLDPDCCA, from the coding sequence GTGACCACTCCCCGGACAGAACACCTCGTCCTGCCCGGGGTCCTCACCGCCGAGCAGGCCGCCGCGACCGTCGCCGGGATCCTGGCCGCGCAGCGGGAGGACGGGGCGATCCCGTGGTTCCGCGGGCACCACCTCGACCCGTGGGACCACACCGAGGCCGCGATGGCGCTGGACGCGGCGGGCGAGCACGAGGCGGCCGAGCGGGCCTACGCATGGCTCGCACGGCACCAGAACGAGGACGGTTCCTGGTACGCGGCGTACCAGGACGGGGACTTCGCGCAGGTCACCGACCGGGGCCGCGAGACGAACTTCGTCGCCTACATAGCCGTAGGAGTCTGGCACCACTATCTGTCCACCGGCGACGACATGTTCCTCGACCGAATGTGGCCGACGGTGTACGCGGCGATGGAGTTCGTGCTCGAACTCCAGCAGCCGGGTGGGCAGATCGGGTGGAAGCGGGAGGACGACGGCACGGCCCTCACCGACGGGCTGCTCACCGGATCCTCCTCGATCCACCACGCGCTGCGGTGCGCCCTCGCCATCGCCGAACAGCGCGAAGAGGCCCAGCCGGACTGGGAGTTGGCGATCGGAGCGCTGCGGCACGCGATCCGGCGGCACCCCGAACGCTTCCTCGACAAGGACCGCTACTCGATGGACTGGTACTACCCGGTCCTGGGTGGGGCGTTGACCGGCGTGGAGGCCAAGTCCCGTATCGAGGAGGGCTGGGACCGGTTCGTCGTGCCCGCTCTCGGGGTGCGCTGTGTCGTCCCCAACCCGTGGGTCACGGGCGGGGAGTCGGCCGAACTCGCGCTGGCCCTGTGGGCGACGGGCGAGTCCGACCGAGCCCTGGAGATCCTCCAGTCGATCCAGCATCTGCGGGACCCGGAGAGCGGGCTGTACTGGACCGGGTACGTGTTCGAGGACGGGGCGGTGTGGCCGCTGGAGCTGACCACGTGGACGGCGGGATCGCTGCTGCTCGCCGTCGCCGCGCTGGGCGGCCATGAGGCCACCTGCGCGGTGTTCGGCGGCGAGCGCCTGCCGCTGGGGCTCGACCCGGACTGCTGCGCCTGA
- a CDS encoding MBL fold metallo-hydrolase, with amino-acid sequence MAQVYDHGGGVRSVQVPIPDNPLGHTLVYVVDTDRGPVLVDTGWDDPDSWDTLAEGLTACGTDMDEIHGVVITHHHPDHHGLSGKVREASGAWIAMHAADSAIVRRTRETRAERWFTYMTAKLVAAGAPEDHVAPLRTARRRELPGFSPALPDREIVPGDLLDLPGRRLRAIWTPGHTPGHVCLHLEEEHPSGLPGHGRLFSGDHLLPEITPHIGLYEDPDDATVTDPLGDYLDSLERVGRLAPAEVLPAHQHVFTDASARVGQLLAHHEERLTDLHSLLAEPLTPWQLAERMEWNRPWDQIPYGSRNIAVSEAEAHLRRLVKLGRAEAVTGSDPVTYVAV; translated from the coding sequence ATGGCGCAGGTGTACGACCATGGTGGCGGCGTCCGGTCCGTTCAGGTGCCCATCCCCGACAATCCGCTCGGCCACACCCTCGTGTACGTGGTCGACACCGACCGGGGGCCGGTGCTGGTCGACACCGGCTGGGACGACCCGGACTCCTGGGACACCCTCGCCGAGGGGCTGACGGCGTGCGGGACCGACATGGACGAGATCCACGGCGTGGTCATCACCCACCACCACCCCGACCACCACGGCCTCTCCGGCAAAGTGCGGGAGGCATCCGGGGCGTGGATCGCGATGCACGCCGCGGACTCCGCGATCGTGCGGCGCACCCGTGAGACCCGTGCCGAGCGCTGGTTCACCTATATGACGGCCAAGTTGGTGGCGGCGGGCGCCCCCGAGGACCACGTGGCCCCGCTGCGCACCGCGCGGCGCCGCGAACTGCCCGGCTTCTCCCCCGCGTTGCCCGACCGCGAGATCGTCCCCGGCGACCTCCTCGACCTCCCCGGCCGCAGGCTCCGCGCCATCTGGACCCCGGGACACACACCCGGCCATGTCTGCCTGCACCTGGAGGAGGAACACCCCTCCGGGCTGCCGGGCCACGGGCGGCTGTTCTCCGGCGATCATCTGCTCCCCGAGATCACCCCGCACATCGGCCTGTACGAGGACCCCGACGACGCCACCGTCACCGACCCCCTCGGCGACTACCTCGACTCCCTGGAACGCGTCGGGCGGCTCGCCCCCGCCGAGGTCCTCCCCGCCCACCAGCACGTCTTCACCGACGCGAGCGCCCGCGTGGGGCAGTTGCTCGCCCACCACGAGGAACGCCTCACCGACCTGCACTCCCTCCTCGCCGAGCCCCTCACCCCCTGGCAGCTCGCCGAGCGCATGGAGTGGAACCGGCCCTGGGACCAGATCCCCTACGGATCACGGAACATCGCGGTCTCGGAAGCCGAGGCGCATCTGCGGCGGCTGGTGAAGCTGGGCCGCGCGGAGGCGGTGACGGGGAGCGATCCGGTGACGTACGTGGCTGTCTAG
- a CDS encoding LLM class F420-dependent oxidoreductase encodes MRLGLALGYWGRGPDPRHVPLAQEAERLGYHSVWTAESWGSDVFTPLTWIASRTSTIRLGTAVAQMAARSPTTTAMHALTLDHLSGGRVLLGLGLSGPQVVEGWYGRPFPKSPLTATREYVDVVRQVLRRQAPVELDGRFHSHPYRGPDGTGLGKALKPITHPLRAELPILLGAEGPKNIAQTTRIADGWLPLYWSPNRPEVYETSLAEAPEGFLVAPMAQVRVCDDVAEGLLPVKTMLGFYIGGMGHAARNFHADLMARMGYEEQARRIQRLFLEGRREEAVLAVPDAFADEISLVGPRERIAERLESWRKGPVTDLLALAPDQESLRVLAELNT; translated from the coding sequence GTGCGACTCGGTCTTGCGCTCGGCTACTGGGGCCGCGGCCCCGACCCCCGCCATGTGCCGCTGGCCCAGGAGGCCGAGCGGCTCGGCTATCACTCGGTGTGGACGGCCGAGTCGTGGGGGTCGGACGTGTTCACACCGCTCACCTGGATCGCGTCGCGGACGTCGACGATCAGGCTGGGTACGGCCGTTGCCCAGATGGCGGCCCGCTCCCCCACCACGACCGCCATGCACGCCCTCACCCTGGACCATCTCTCCGGCGGGCGGGTCCTGCTGGGCCTCGGGCTGTCCGGTCCGCAGGTCGTCGAGGGCTGGTACGGCCGTCCGTTCCCCAAGTCGCCGCTGACCGCGACCCGGGAGTACGTCGACGTCGTACGGCAGGTCCTCAGGAGGCAGGCGCCGGTCGAGCTGGACGGCCGCTTCCATTCCCACCCCTACCGGGGCCCGGACGGCACCGGCCTCGGCAAGGCGCTCAAGCCGATCACTCATCCCCTGCGCGCCGAACTGCCGATCCTGCTGGGCGCCGAGGGCCCGAAGAACATCGCCCAGACGACCCGGATCGCGGACGGCTGGCTGCCGTTGTACTGGTCGCCGAACCGGCCCGAGGTCTACGAGACCTCGCTCGCCGAGGCTCCGGAGGGCTTCCTCGTGGCCCCCATGGCGCAGGTGCGGGTCTGCGACGACGTGGCCGAGGGCCTGCTTCCGGTCAAGACGATGCTGGGCTTCTACATCGGCGGAATGGGCCACGCGGCCCGCAACTTCCATGCCGACCTGATGGCCCGGATGGGATACGAGGAGCAGGCGCGCAGGATCCAGCGGCTGTTCCTCGAAGGCCGCCGCGAGGAGGCCGTGCTCGCCGTGCCGGACGCCTTCGCCGACGAGATCTCCCTGGTCGGACCGCGCGAACGCATCGCCGAGCGGCTGGAGTCGTGGCGCAAGGGCCCGGTGACGGACCTGCTGGCGCTGGCCCCGGACCAGGAGTCGCTGCGGGTGCTGGCGGAGCTCAACACGTGA
- a CDS encoding glycosyltransferase family 4 protein, translating into MTAEASQAGAFDGPAADGERPLRIALLTYKGNPFCGGQGVYVRHLSRELARLGHHVEVIGSQPYPVLDPGYDGLSLTELPSLDLYRSPDPFRTPKRDEYRDWIDALEVATMWTGGFPEPLTFSLRARRHLRARSGEFDVIHDNQTLGYGLLGDVGAPLVTTIHHPITVDRQLELDAAESRWQRLSKRRWYAFTRMQKRVARRLPSVLTVSGTSRQEIIEHLGVRDDRIHVVHIGADTDQFSPDPSVRVVPGRIVTTSSADVPLKGLVFLVEALAKVRAEHPGAHLIVVGKRPAEGPVAQAMERYGLEGAVDFVKGISDAELVDLVRSAEVACVPSLYEGFSLPAAEAMATGTPLVATTGGAIPEVAGRDGETCLAVPPGDPGALATALSRLLGDPDLRVRLGRAGRERVLAKFTWAKAAEGTVSRYREAIAGSAAEAPPRSAAQPPGRSAAAVTGGAPLTAPRLTDADLNPESRATC; encoded by the coding sequence GTGACCGCTGAGGCCAGTCAGGCAGGGGCCTTTGACGGCCCGGCCGCCGACGGCGAGCGACCGCTCCGTATCGCACTCCTCACCTACAAAGGGAACCCGTTCTGCGGCGGCCAGGGTGTCTACGTACGCCACCTCTCCCGCGAACTGGCCCGCCTCGGCCACCACGTCGAGGTCATCGGCTCCCAGCCGTACCCCGTACTCGATCCGGGCTACGACGGTCTGAGCCTGACCGAGCTGCCCAGCCTGGACCTCTACCGCTCCCCGGACCCCTTCCGCACCCCGAAACGCGACGAGTACCGCGACTGGATCGACGCCCTGGAAGTCGCCACGATGTGGACCGGCGGCTTCCCCGAGCCGCTCACCTTCTCCCTGCGGGCCCGACGTCATCTCCGGGCCCGCAGCGGTGAGTTCGACGTGATCCACGACAACCAGACCCTCGGCTACGGCCTGTTGGGCGATGTCGGCGCTCCGCTGGTGACCACCATCCACCACCCCATCACCGTGGACCGGCAGTTGGAGCTGGACGCGGCCGAGAGCCGGTGGCAGCGGCTGTCCAAGCGCCGCTGGTACGCCTTCACCCGTATGCAGAAGCGCGTGGCCCGCCGCCTGCCGTCCGTGCTCACCGTCTCCGGCACCTCCCGCCAGGAGATCATCGAGCACCTGGGCGTGCGCGACGACCGTATCCACGTCGTCCACATCGGCGCCGACACGGACCAGTTCTCGCCGGATCCGTCGGTGCGCGTGGTGCCGGGCCGGATCGTCACGACCTCCAGCGCGGACGTCCCCCTCAAGGGCCTCGTCTTCCTCGTCGAGGCGCTGGCCAAGGTCCGCGCGGAACACCCCGGGGCGCACCTGATAGTTGTGGGCAAACGGCCGGCCGAGGGCCCGGTCGCCCAGGCCATGGAGCGCTACGGCCTCGAAGGCGCCGTCGACTTCGTCAAGGGCATCTCGGACGCCGAACTGGTCGACCTCGTCCGCTCGGCGGAGGTCGCCTGCGTGCCCTCGCTCTACGAGGGCTTCTCACTCCCGGCCGCCGAGGCGATGGCGACGGGCACCCCGCTGGTCGCCACGACCGGCGGCGCGATCCCCGAAGTCGCGGGGCGCGACGGCGAAACATGCCTGGCGGTACCGCCGGGGGACCCGGGCGCACTGGCGACCGCCCTGAGCCGTCTCCTGGGCGACCCGGACCTGAGGGTGCGACTCGGCCGGGCCGGACGTGAGCGGGTACTGGCCAAGTTCACCTGGGCGAAGGCCGCGGAGGGCACGGTGTCCCGCTACCGCGAGGCGATCGCCGGCTCCGCCGCCGAGGCCCCGCCCCGCTCCGCGGCCCAGCCCCCCGGCCGTTCCGCGGCCGCAGTAACGGGCGGCGCACCGCTGACCGCCCCCCGACTGACCGACGCCGATCTCAACCCCGAAAGCAGGGCCACGTGCTGA
- a CDS encoding aldehyde dehydrogenase yields the protein MTELVEHGQLFIGGELTDPLGEDVIEVISPHTQEVIGRVPHASRADVDAAVAAARTAFDEGPWPRMSLDERIEVVTRIKDAIAVRHEEIARVISSENGSPYSWSVLAQALGAMMVWDSAITVARNFTYEETRDGVLGRILVRREPVGVVAAVVPWNVPQFVAAAKLAPALLTGCTVVLKPSPESPLDAYILAEITKEAGLPEGVLSILPADREVSEYLVGHPGIDKVSFTGSVGAGKRVMEVAARNLTRVTLELGGKSAAVVLPDADVETAVAGIVPSAWMNNGQACVAQTRILLPRSRYDEFAEALAAAASSLVVGDPLDPATQVGPLVAERQQRRNLDYIRIGQEEGAKILTGGGRPAGLDRGWYVEPTLFGDVDNSMRIAREEIFGPVICLLPYGDESEAVKIANDSDYGLSGSVWTADVERGIEVARQVRTGTYNVNTFSLDMLGPFGGYKNSGLGREFGPEGYGEFLEHKMIHLPAGWEG from the coding sequence ATGACCGAGCTCGTGGAACACGGACAGCTGTTCATCGGCGGGGAGTTGACCGACCCCCTGGGCGAGGACGTCATCGAGGTGATCTCCCCGCACACCCAGGAGGTCATCGGACGGGTCCCGCACGCCTCACGCGCGGACGTGGACGCGGCGGTCGCCGCCGCACGCACCGCCTTCGACGAGGGGCCCTGGCCGCGGATGTCGCTCGACGAGCGCATCGAGGTCGTCACCAGGATCAAGGACGCCATCGCGGTCCGGCACGAGGAGATCGCCCGCGTGATCTCCTCCGAGAACGGCTCCCCGTACTCCTGGAGCGTCCTCGCACAGGCCCTCGGCGCGATGATGGTCTGGGACTCGGCGATCACGGTCGCACGGAACTTCACGTACGAGGAGACGCGCGACGGAGTCCTCGGCCGCATCCTCGTGCGCCGCGAGCCGGTCGGGGTCGTGGCGGCCGTGGTCCCCTGGAACGTCCCGCAGTTCGTCGCCGCCGCCAAGCTCGCGCCCGCGCTGCTCACCGGCTGCACGGTGGTGCTCAAGCCGTCGCCCGAGTCGCCGCTGGACGCGTACATCCTGGCCGAGATCACCAAGGAGGCCGGGCTGCCGGAGGGCGTCCTGTCCATCCTTCCGGCCGACCGTGAGGTGAGCGAGTACCTGGTCGGGCACCCGGGGATCGACAAGGTCTCCTTCACCGGCTCGGTGGGCGCGGGCAAGCGCGTGATGGAGGTCGCCGCCCGCAATCTCACGCGCGTGACCCTGGAGTTGGGCGGCAAGTCGGCGGCCGTGGTCCTCCCGGACGCGGACGTCGAGACGGCCGTCGCCGGGATCGTCCCGTCCGCCTGGATGAACAACGGACAGGCCTGCGTGGCCCAGACCCGCATCCTGCTGCCCCGATCCCGCTACGACGAGTTCGCCGAGGCCCTCGCCGCGGCGGCGAGTTCCCTGGTCGTCGGCGACCCGCTCGACCCGGCCACCCAGGTCGGCCCGCTGGTCGCCGAACGCCAGCAGCGCCGCAACCTCGACTACATCCGCATCGGCCAGGAGGAAGGCGCCAAGATCCTCACCGGCGGCGGGCGTCCGGCGGGCCTGGACCGCGGCTGGTACGTCGAGCCGACGCTCTTCGGCGACGTCGACAACTCGATGCGGATCGCACGCGAGGAGATCTTCGGGCCGGTGATCTGTCTCCTTCCCTACGGCGACGAGTCCGAGGCCGTGAAGATCGCCAACGACTCCGACTACGGCCTGTCCGGCAGCGTGTGGACGGCCGACGTCGAGCGCGGCATCGAGGTCGCCCGCCAGGTCCGTACCGGTACCTACAACGTGAACACCTTCAGCCTCGACATGCTCGGCCCCTTCGGCGGCTACAAGAACTCCGGTCTGGGAAGGGAGTTCGGCCCGGAGGGCTACGGCGAGTTCCTGGAGCACAAGATGATCCATCTGCCGGCCGGCTGGGAGGGGTGA
- a CDS encoding ferredoxin — protein MGDRWHVEVDRSLCIGSAQCVHTSPDGFRLDTARQSHPADPETDANEKILAAAENCPVEAILITLLGSGEPVFPPEE, from the coding sequence ATGGGTGACCGCTGGCACGTCGAGGTCGACCGCTCCCTGTGCATCGGCTCCGCGCAGTGCGTGCACACCTCCCCCGACGGCTTCCGCCTGGACACCGCCCGCCAGTCCCACCCCGCCGACCCGGAGACCGACGCCAACGAGAAGATCCTGGCGGCGGCGGAGAACTGCCCGGTGGAGGCCATCTTGATCACGCTGCTGGGGAGCGGGGAGCCGGTGTTCCCGCCGGAGGAGTAG
- a CDS encoding class I SAM-dependent methyltransferase, whose protein sequence is MLTVDFSRFPLAPGDRVLDLGCGAGRHAFECYRRGAQVVALDQNADEIREVTKWFTAMKEAGEAPEGATATAMEGDALALPFPDESFDVVIISEVMEHIPDDKGVLAEMVRVLKPGGRIAITVPRYGPEKVCWALSDAYHEVEGGHIRIYKADELLAKIREAGLKPYGTHHAHALHSPYWWLKCAFGVDNDKALPVQAYHKLLVWDIMKKPLATRVAEQALNPLIGKSFVAYATKPHLPRVATS, encoded by the coding sequence GTGCTGACCGTCGACTTCTCCCGGTTCCCGCTCGCGCCGGGCGACCGCGTCCTGGACCTCGGCTGCGGGGCCGGCCGGCACGCGTTCGAGTGCTACCGGCGCGGCGCGCAGGTCGTGGCGCTGGACCAGAACGCCGACGAGATCCGCGAGGTCACGAAGTGGTTCACGGCGATGAAGGAGGCGGGCGAGGCACCGGAAGGGGCCACCGCCACCGCGATGGAGGGCGACGCCCTGGCCCTTCCCTTCCCCGACGAGTCCTTCGACGTCGTGATCATCTCCGAGGTGATGGAACACATCCCGGACGACAAGGGCGTACTCGCCGAGATGGTCCGGGTACTCAAGCCGGGCGGGCGGATCGCCATCACCGTCCCGCGCTACGGCCCCGAAAAGGTCTGCTGGGCGCTGTCCGACGCCTACCACGAGGTCGAGGGCGGCCACATCCGCATCTACAAGGCGGACGAGCTCCTCGCGAAGATCCGCGAGGCCGGCCTCAAGCCGTACGGCACCCACCACGCGCACGCCCTGCACTCCCCGTACTGGTGGCTCAAGTGCGCGTTCGGCGTCGACAACGACAAGGCGCTGCCGGTGCAGGCGTACCACAAGCTGCTGGTCTGGGACATCATGAAGAAGCCGCTGGCCACCCGGGTCGCCGAGCAGGCACTGAACCCGCTGATCGGCAAGAGCTTCGTGGCCTACGCGACCAAGCCGCACCTTCCGCGGGTGGCCACCTCGTGA
- a CDS encoding TetR family transcriptional regulator — MLSDHTSSRTVTEAKVDKVAKPAGVEASTVRPDTPPLTERQEARRRRILHASAQLASRGGFDAVQMREVAESSQVALGTLYRYFPSKIHLLVATMQDQLEHMHGTLRKKPPQGETAAERVAETLMRAFRALQREPHLADAMVRALTFADRSVSPEVDQVSHQTTLIILDAMGLEDPTPEQLSAVRVIEHTWHSALITWLSGRASIAQVKIDIETVCRLIDLTEPRA, encoded by the coding sequence ATGCTGAGTGATCACACATCCTCACGGACTGTCACGGAAGCCAAGGTGGACAAGGTGGCCAAGCCGGCCGGAGTGGAAGCCAGCACCGTACGACCCGACACACCACCGCTGACCGAGCGGCAGGAGGCGCGGCGCCGCCGCATCCTGCACGCGAGCGCGCAGCTGGCGAGCCGCGGCGGGTTCGACGCGGTGCAGATGCGGGAGGTCGCGGAGTCCTCGCAGGTGGCGCTCGGCACCCTCTACCGGTACTTCCCCTCCAAGATCCATCTGCTGGTCGCCACCATGCAGGACCAGCTGGAACACATGCACGGCACGCTGCGCAAGAAGCCGCCGCAGGGCGAGACGGCGGCCGAGCGGGTCGCGGAGACCCTGATGCGGGCCTTCCGGGCGCTCCAGCGCGAGCCGCACCTGGCGGACGCGATGGTCCGCGCGCTGACCTTCGCGGACCGCAGTGTGAGCCCGGAGGTCGACCAGGTCTCCCACCAGACCACGCTGATCATCCTGGACGCCATGGGGCTCGAGGACCCGACGCCCGAGCAGCTCTCCGCGGTCCGCGTCATCGAGCACACCTGGCACTCGGCCCTGATCACCTGGCTCTCGGGCCGGGCCTCCATCGCCCAGGTGAAGATCGACATCGAGACGGTGTGCCGACTGATCGACCTCACGGAACCGCGGGCCTAA
- a CDS encoding N-acetylmuramoyl-L-alanine amidase, translating to MSYAGPEFDSPQPRRPRRRPLALALAVLVPGALLGWLVYAGVSGAADGGATTAAASPRASAPPTVSSTTIEDKKPLGSLRGKVVVIDPGHNLTNFRHTAEINRKVDIGTNRKECDTTGTSTNAGYAEAKFTLDVAHRLRTLLERQGATVKLTQDGNRPYGPCVDERARIGNTAHADAVVSIHADGASAGQRGYHVILPGRVHQGIADTRRIVAPSAELGERIAHDFGRATRTAPSNYIGHGTGLDTRTDLGGLNLSKVPKVFIECGNMRDSKDAALLTSGAWRQKAAQGISEGMVSFLRG from the coding sequence GTGTCGTACGCAGGCCCTGAATTCGATTCGCCCCAGCCCCGCCGCCCCCGGCGCCGCCCGCTGGCCCTCGCCCTCGCCGTGCTCGTGCCGGGCGCGCTGCTCGGGTGGCTGGTGTACGCGGGGGTGAGCGGGGCGGCCGACGGCGGCGCGACGACGGCCGCGGCGAGTCCGCGGGCAAGCGCTCCGCCGACCGTCTCCTCCACCACCATCGAGGACAAGAAGCCGCTCGGCTCGCTCCGGGGCAAGGTCGTCGTCATCGACCCCGGACACAACCTCACCAACTTCCGGCACACGGCCGAGATCAACCGCAAGGTGGACATCGGGACGAACCGCAAGGAGTGCGATACGACAGGGACGTCGACCAACGCCGGTTACGCGGAGGCGAAGTTCACCCTCGACGTCGCCCACCGGCTGCGCACGCTCCTGGAGAGGCAGGGCGCGACGGTGAAACTGACCCAGGACGGTAACCGGCCCTACGGCCCCTGTGTGGACGAGCGGGCCAGGATCGGCAACACGGCACACGCGGACGCCGTCGTATCCATCCACGCGGACGGCGCGAGCGCCGGGCAGCGCGGCTACCACGTGATCCTTCCCGGCCGCGTCCACCAGGGCATCGCCGACACCCGCCGGATCGTCGCCCCCTCCGCCGAACTCGGCGAGCGCATCGCGCACGACTTCGGACGCGCGACGCGCACCGCCCCCTCCAACTACATCGGCCACGGCACCGGACTGGACACCCGCACCGACCTGGGCGGCCTCAACCTCTCGAAGGTGCCCAAGGTGTTCATCGAATGCGGCAACATGCGGGACAGCAAGGACGCGGCCCTGCTCACGAGCGGGGCCTGGCGACAGAAGGCCGCGCAGGGAATCTCTGAGGGAATGGTGAGTTTCCTGCGCGGGTGA
- a CDS encoding DUF5336 domain-containing protein, with amino-acid sequence MNIRSLTRGDGVVIGAAVLLFIASFLDLYSVDGAPDDADLPSAWASGPVVMGVVLAGIIGAALVVLSRGLPQLPKVAGLDLGQVGAAFTVFAAWSALGNVFDPLSAADYGSSSNTVSAGIGLILALVATLVMAAAAVATPLVPALQAGLVPAPKPPQPQPYGAQPPGGYGYPGAQQPGQQAGPQGQPYGGQPQPGQPFGAQPQPQAQAPQPPAAEFSPFWFAVPVPRPLFAEDGSPTPIAELAPGTWYLAVEQRGPGLVAQTQDGRRGVLQDTSGIQRG; translated from the coding sequence GTGAATATCCGCTCCCTCACTCGAGGCGACGGCGTGGTGATCGGTGCAGCGGTGTTGCTGTTCATCGCGTCGTTCCTTGATCTCTACTCGGTCGACGGAGCCCCCGACGACGCCGACCTCCCCAGCGCCTGGGCGAGCGGCCCGGTCGTGATGGGGGTTGTCCTCGCGGGCATCATCGGCGCCGCCCTCGTCGTTCTGTCGCGCGGCCTGCCGCAGCTGCCCAAGGTGGCGGGGCTCGACCTCGGCCAAGTCGGCGCCGCGTTCACGGTGTTCGCGGCCTGGAGCGCGCTCGGGAACGTGTTCGACCCGCTGAGCGCCGCGGACTACGGCTCCAGTTCGAACACGGTCAGCGCCGGTATCGGACTGATCCTCGCTCTCGTCGCCACCCTGGTCATGGCCGCGGCCGCCGTCGCCACCCCTCTCGTCCCCGCCCTCCAGGCCGGTCTCGTCCCGGCCCCCAAGCCGCCCCAGCCGCAGCCCTACGGCGCCCAGCCGCCCGGTGGTTACGGCTACCCGGGTGCCCAGCAGCCGGGGCAGCAGGCCGGGCCGCAGGGGCAGCCCTACGGCGGTCAGCCGCAGCCGGGGCAGCCGTTCGGCGCGCAGCCTCAGCCGCAGGCGCAGGCCCCGCAGCCGCCGGCCGCGGAGTTCTCGCCGTTCTGGTTCGCCGTGCCGGTGCCGCGCCCGCTGTTCGCGGAGGACGGTTCGCCGACGCCGATCGCCGAACTCGCCCCGGGCACCTGGTACCTGGCCGTCGAGCAGCGCGGTCCGGGTCTGGTCGCCCAGACGCAGGACGGCCGTCGTGGCGTGCTGCAGGACACGAGCGGCATCCAGCGCGGCTGA